One Caulobacter segnis genomic window carries:
- a CDS encoding TonB-dependent receptor, which produces MSSSKHGWNSGCSLLALAFVGAMTAIGAHAQTQPAPDNTVEEVVVTGFRESLKSALNVKRQSSGVVDAIKAEDIADFPDANLAESIQRVPGVSITRVAGEGRTITVRGLPPAFTRVRINGMEAQSTSGATTSDRGANLGRGFDFNTFASELFSGITVRKTAQAEVIEGSLGATVDLETARPLDQKGLTFVLGAAAGYNDLSKHSDPKVTAVLGDRWDTAWGEFGAQASLAWSKRKFLEDQWGSGGWNPATVDGGFCTPVGRPVQNPVSNAANGTDALNCATGVPRPAATDTVFDLANRSTVFFPRLPRYGRFHHDQERTGATLALQWKPTSRTSLSFDALYSNYDVKREENWLEGFSFARAISQNGKPQTAVRELVLRNAGTSHTAGTNFGQTVHDVDFARFDGVDVRSDTQHDEFQNVFQQYTFAGTHELTDRITVKGLIGYSKSDYDQPMTTTIMFQRPNTSMTIDFRKNRDQPTITHGFDVTDAAQYSFAAPNAEVRLSQTFTTNIYKTVDLNLAWAVDDALTVKVGGHYDEFSFDTSAFQRPNNFLVPSFTSAELKNLTKVVSGFGGHGIDAGVFPSAWATIDYDKFVANQNLYSQSGLYNLVNNYGGIRRVDEKVTSAYLQADLRTEIAGLPVRGDVGFRFAKTELESRGYQIGLTPQQVTADHSYHDVLPSMNVSVDVTDDLVLRFSGAKTVSRPELGFLTPGGSLNLTGTPSITSGNPTLDPIRAWTADLGAEWYFAPGAILGVGLFYKDIETYVQNQSQQLTFRQTGLPMALLGSSGVDPDNTPITVTRPLNTPGGPLKGFEINYQQAFTFLPGFLRHTGALVNYTYVDSQIDYFLAAGGMTTNDLIGLSKNAYNATLYYEDSKFSARVSASYRDKSIVALPANNPLQDLEGYSPNLTFDMAASYQINEHFKLSLEGLNILDRFNRQFIDSDRDSTFVYTHTGRQFNLGLQYKF; this is translated from the coding sequence ATGTCGTCGTCCAAGCACGGCTGGAATTCGGGTTGCTCGCTGCTGGCCCTGGCATTTGTCGGAGCGATGACCGCCATCGGCGCGCACGCGCAGACCCAGCCAGCGCCGGACAACACGGTCGAGGAAGTGGTCGTCACCGGCTTCCGCGAAAGCCTGAAGAGCGCCCTCAACGTCAAGCGCCAGTCCTCAGGCGTGGTCGACGCCATCAAGGCCGAGGACATCGCCGACTTCCCCGACGCCAACCTGGCCGAGTCCATCCAGCGGGTCCCCGGCGTGTCGATCACCCGCGTGGCCGGCGAAGGTCGGACCATCACTGTGCGCGGCCTGCCGCCCGCTTTCACCCGCGTGCGCATCAACGGCATGGAAGCCCAGTCGACCAGCGGCGCGACCACCAGCGACCGGGGCGCGAACCTGGGTCGGGGCTTCGACTTCAACACCTTCGCCTCGGAGCTGTTCAGCGGCATCACGGTGCGCAAGACCGCCCAGGCCGAGGTCATCGAGGGCTCGCTGGGCGCGACCGTCGACCTGGAGACCGCCCGCCCCCTGGACCAGAAGGGCCTGACCTTCGTGCTGGGCGCCGCCGCCGGCTACAACGACCTCTCCAAGCACTCCGACCCGAAGGTCACCGCCGTGCTGGGCGATCGCTGGGACACCGCCTGGGGCGAGTTCGGAGCCCAGGCCTCGCTGGCCTGGAGCAAGCGCAAGTTCCTCGAGGACCAGTGGGGTTCGGGCGGCTGGAACCCGGCCACGGTCGACGGCGGCTTCTGCACGCCCGTGGGCCGTCCGGTGCAGAACCCGGTGAGCAACGCGGCCAACGGCACCGACGCCCTGAACTGCGCCACCGGCGTCCCCCGCCCGGCGGCGACCGACACGGTCTTCGACCTGGCCAACCGCTCGACGGTGTTCTTCCCGCGCCTGCCCCGCTATGGCCGCTTCCACCACGACCAGGAGCGCACCGGCGCGACCCTGGCCCTACAATGGAAGCCGACCTCGCGCACCTCGCTCAGCTTCGACGCCCTCTATTCGAACTATGACGTCAAGCGCGAGGAGAACTGGCTGGAAGGCTTCTCGTTCGCCCGCGCCATCAGCCAGAACGGCAAGCCGCAAACGGCCGTGCGCGAGCTGGTGCTGCGCAACGCCGGGACCAGCCATACGGCCGGGACCAATTTCGGCCAGACCGTCCATGACGTCGACTTCGCCCGTTTCGACGGCGTCGACGTGCGCTCCGACACCCAGCACGACGAGTTCCAGAACGTCTTCCAGCAGTACACCTTCGCCGGGACGCACGAGCTGACCGACAGGATCACGGTGAAGGGCCTGATCGGCTATTCGAAGTCGGACTACGACCAGCCGATGACGACGACGATCATGTTCCAGCGGCCCAACACCAGCATGACGATCGACTTCCGCAAGAACCGCGACCAGCCGACCATCACCCATGGCTTCGACGTCACCGACGCCGCGCAATACAGCTTCGCCGCCCCCAACGCCGAGGTGCGGCTGTCGCAGACCTTCACCACCAACATCTACAAGACCGTCGACCTGAACCTGGCCTGGGCGGTCGACGACGCCCTGACCGTCAAGGTCGGCGGCCATTATGACGAGTTCTCGTTCGACACCTCTGCCTTCCAACGGCCGAACAACTTCCTGGTCCCGAGCTTCACCTCGGCCGAGCTGAAGAACCTCACCAAGGTGGTCAGCGGCTTCGGCGGCCACGGCATCGACGCGGGCGTCTTCCCCAGCGCCTGGGCGACGATCGACTACGACAAGTTCGTCGCCAACCAGAACCTCTACAGCCAGTCGGGCCTCTACAACCTGGTCAACAACTACGGCGGCATCCGGCGCGTCGACGAGAAGGTGACCTCGGCCTATCTCCAGGCCGACCTGCGCACCGAGATCGCCGGCCTGCCGGTGCGCGGCGACGTCGGCTTCCGCTTCGCCAAGACCGAGCTGGAATCACGCGGCTACCAGATCGGCCTGACGCCGCAGCAGGTGACCGCCGACCACAGCTATCACGACGTCCTGCCGTCGATGAACGTCTCGGTCGACGTCACCGACGACCTGGTCCTGCGCTTCTCGGGGGCCAAGACGGTGTCGCGGCCCGAGCTGGGCTTCCTGACGCCCGGCGGCAGCCTGAACCTGACCGGCACCCCGTCGATCACCTCGGGCAACCCGACCCTGGACCCGATCCGCGCCTGGACCGCCGACCTCGGCGCCGAGTGGTACTTCGCCCCCGGCGCGATCCTGGGCGTGGGCCTCTTCTACAAGGACATCGAGACCTATGTTCAGAACCAGTCCCAGCAGCTGACCTTCCGCCAGACCGGCCTGCCGATGGCGCTGCTGGGTTCGTCGGGCGTCGATCCCGACAACACTCCGATCACCGTCACCCGGCCGCTGAATACGCCCGGCGGCCCGCTGAAGGGCTTCGAGATCAACTACCAGCAGGCCTTCACCTTCCTGCCGGGCTTCCTGCGCCATACCGGGGCGCTGGTGAACTACACCTATGTCGACAGCCAGATCGACTACTTCCTGGCCGCCGGCGGCATGACCACCAACGACCTGATCGGCCTGTCCAAGAACGCCTACAACGCCACCCTCTACTACGAGGACAGCAAATTCAGCGCCCGCGTCTCGGCCTCGTACCGCGATAAGTCGATCGTCGCCCTGCCGGCCAACAACCCGCTGCAGGACCTGGAGGGATACTCGCCCAACCTGACCTTCGACATGGCCGCCTCGTACCAGATCAACGAGCACTTCAAGCTATCGCTGGAGGGGCTGAACATCCTGGACCGCTTCAACCGCCAGTTCATCGACTCCGACCGTGACAGCACCTTCGTCTACACCCACACCGGCCGACAGTTTAACCTGGGCCTGCAGTACAAGTTCTAG
- a CDS encoding EF-hand domain-containing protein — MRRTLLVALASLTTVAAAGVAMAQDGPPPGPPRQMPAPEDIFKRWDANSDGVVDKAEWTSAGRPEDRFAMIDADKDGKVTLDELKSAFEKMRQRRAQQGDGPPPGPPPEGPPPQN, encoded by the coding sequence ATGCGCCGCACGCTCCTCGTCGCGCTCGCCTCGCTCACCACGGTCGCCGCCGCCGGCGTGGCCATGGCCCAGGACGGCCCGCCGCCCGGACCGCCGCGCCAGATGCCGGCCCCGGAAGACATCTTCAAGCGCTGGGACGCCAACAGCGACGGCGTGGTCGACAAGGCCGAATGGACCAGCGCTGGCCGTCCGGAAGACCGCTTCGCCATGATCGACGCCGACAAGGACGGCAAGGTCACGCTGGACGAACTGAAGAGCGCCTTCGAGAAGATGCGCCAGCGCCGCGCCCAGCAAGGCGATGGCCCGCCTCCCGGCCCGCCGCCGGAAGGCCCGCCGCCCCAGAACTAA
- a CDS encoding glycoside hydrolase family 9 protein, whose translation MEDALMTRLATLSFVALLTLSPLALAGAAGAEDAPRPIRLNQTGLEAGGPKRAILADPSTAPLDWTLLDAAGATVAGGKTKVFGDDPASGEHVHQIDFSTFHKAGDGYRLKVGAIESRPFALRAKPDGKLTKAALSFFYQQRASVPILARFVERPDLARPAGHAPDKATCFDLADERGQVWPGCDYTLDASGGWYDAGDQGKYVVNGGISVWTLVNAWERATVLRRPRALKALGDRSLALPEHGNGVPDILDEARFELTFLLAMQVPDRKALQVPVGKQKPVDGKLTLTAIDASGMAHQKIADRYWTALPTAPADDRQVRYLYYPTTGATLNLAAVTAQAARVWKKIDPTFSARCLDAARRAFAAARRNPEIYQLGPFTGSGGYGDGDLADEAYWAAAELYATTGEPEYEKALRASPLFLAAPSVGGRPTGDLGWSSVGALGTITLALAPNRLKPAEVAQARANLTTSAGKYLSDDLGQGYALPYAAPGYPWGSNSAVLNRAVVLGLAYDFTGEVAYRYGAVDAMDYVLGRNPLDRSYVSGFGARPMRNPHHRFWARQADPAYPAPPAGVVSGGPNSTAMNDPVAETMKGQCKPQTCWTDDYRAFTQNEVAINWNAPLAWASAFLDDTAR comes from the coding sequence ATGGAGGACGCGTTGATGACCCGCCTGGCCACCCTGTCGTTCGTCGCGCTGCTGACCCTTTCTCCTTTGGCTTTGGCGGGCGCCGCAGGCGCCGAGGACGCGCCCCGCCCCATCCGCCTGAACCAGACCGGCCTCGAAGCCGGCGGCCCCAAGCGCGCCATCCTGGCCGATCCCTCGACGGCGCCGCTGGACTGGACCCTGCTGGACGCCGCCGGCGCGACTGTCGCCGGCGGGAAGACGAAGGTGTTCGGCGACGATCCCGCCTCGGGCGAGCATGTCCACCAGATCGACTTCTCGACCTTCCACAAGGCCGGCGACGGCTATCGCCTGAAGGTCGGCGCGATCGAGAGCCGCCCCTTCGCCCTGCGCGCCAAGCCCGATGGCAAGCTGACCAAGGCCGCCCTGTCGTTCTTCTACCAGCAGCGCGCCAGCGTCCCGATCCTGGCCCGCTTCGTCGAGCGTCCGGACCTGGCCCGCCCCGCCGGCCACGCGCCGGACAAGGCCACCTGCTTCGATCTCGCCGACGAGCGCGGCCAGGTCTGGCCGGGCTGTGACTATACGCTGGACGCCAGCGGCGGCTGGTATGACGCCGGCGACCAGGGCAAGTACGTGGTCAATGGCGGCATCTCGGTCTGGACCCTGGTCAACGCCTGGGAGCGCGCGACCGTGCTGAGGCGCCCGCGCGCGCTGAAGGCCCTGGGCGACCGATCGCTGGCCCTGCCCGAGCACGGCAACGGCGTCCCCGACATTCTCGACGAGGCCCGCTTCGAACTGACCTTCCTGCTGGCCATGCAGGTCCCGGACCGCAAGGCCCTGCAGGTCCCGGTCGGCAAGCAGAAACCCGTCGACGGCAAGCTCACTCTGACCGCCATCGACGCCTCGGGCATGGCCCACCAGAAGATCGCCGACCGCTACTGGACGGCCCTGCCGACCGCGCCGGCCGACGACAGGCAGGTGCGCTATCTCTACTACCCGACGACCGGCGCGACCCTGAACCTGGCCGCCGTCACCGCCCAGGCGGCGCGGGTGTGGAAGAAGATCGACCCGACCTTCTCGGCCCGCTGCCTGGACGCGGCCCGCCGCGCCTTCGCCGCCGCCCGGCGCAATCCGGAGATCTATCAGTTGGGTCCGTTCACCGGCAGCGGCGGCTATGGCGACGGCGACTTGGCGGACGAGGCCTACTGGGCCGCCGCCGAGCTCTACGCGACCACGGGCGAGCCCGAATACGAAAAGGCCCTGCGCGCCTCGCCGCTGTTCTTAGCCGCGCCGTCGGTGGGCGGGCGGCCAACCGGCGACCTGGGCTGGAGCTCGGTCGGGGCCCTGGGCACCATCACCCTGGCCCTCGCGCCCAATCGCCTGAAGCCCGCCGAGGTCGCCCAGGCCCGCGCCAACCTGACGACCAGCGCCGGCAAGTACCTCTCCGACGACCTCGGCCAGGGCTACGCCCTGCCCTACGCCGCGCCGGGCTATCCCTGGGGCTCGAACAGCGCGGTGCTGAACCGCGCCGTGGTGCTGGGCCTGGCCTACGACTTCACCGGCGAGGTCGCCTATCGCTACGGGGCGGTCGACGCCATGGACTACGTGCTGGGCCGCAACCCGCTGGACCGGTCCTACGTCTCGGGCTTCGGCGCGCGGCCGATGCGCAATCCGCACCACCGCTTCTGGGCCAGGCAGGCCGATCCGGCCTATCCCGCGCCGCCGGCCGGGGTGGTGTCGGGCGGTCCCAACTCGACCGCCATGAACGACCCGGTGGCCGAGACCATGAAGGGCCAGTGCAAGCCGCAGACCTGCTGGACCGACGACTACCGCGCCTTCACCCAGAACGAGGTGGCGATCAACTGGAACGCCCCGCTGGCCTGGGCCTCGGCCTTCCTCGACGACACCGCGCGCTAA
- a CDS encoding transcriptional regulator, which produces MEVRTQPSSPPRLAFGEVSIDVESRRVRAPAGASHLEPRTFDLLLTLTERPGLTASRGYLIETVWADARGSDETLTQAVADLRRALGDDARAPRFIETVPDLGYRWIFEEPPGRLPPTQRWIQGPAWVAAGAVLAIAVGAAGGVGAYTWVQGVEPSRFEIRKMRMQRTADGRCQPQVQVIRGEGTPSTKQHAPPRPSSPGCAQATIARAFVQR; this is translated from the coding sequence GTGGAAGTTCGGACGCAGCCTTCTAGCCCGCCGCGCCTGGCGTTCGGCGAGGTCTCGATCGATGTCGAGAGCCGTCGCGTGCGAGCTCCGGCCGGGGCCAGCCATCTGGAGCCGCGAACCTTCGACCTGCTGCTGACCCTGACCGAGCGGCCTGGCCTGACCGCCTCGCGCGGCTATCTGATCGAGACGGTCTGGGCCGACGCCCGGGGTTCGGACGAGACGCTGACCCAGGCCGTCGCGGACCTGCGGCGCGCGCTGGGCGACGACGCGCGGGCCCCGCGCTTCATCGAGACCGTGCCGGACCTGGGCTATCGCTGGATCTTCGAGGAGCCGCCGGGCCGCCTGCCGCCGACGCAGCGCTGGATCCAGGGCCCGGCCTGGGTGGCGGCCGGCGCGGTGCTGGCGATCGCGGTCGGGGCGGCCGGGGGCGTGGGCGCCTACACCTGGGTGCAGGGCGTCGAGCCCAGCCGCTTCGAGATCCGCAAGATGCGCATGCAGCGGACGGCCGACGGACGCTGCCAGCCGCAGGTCCAGGTCATCCGGGGCGAAGGGACGCCCTCGACGAAGCAGCACGCCCCGCCCAGGCCCTCGTCGCCGGGCTGCGCCCAGGCGACCATCGCGCGGGCCTTCGTCCAGCGTTAG
- a CDS encoding HD domain-containing protein has translation MADGEDHPRAKFHAMTEGTPEDWGIIAGASVEFGRELPTRLIAHLNLLKGDCGGFAIDRLEHSLQTATRAHQAGEDEEYVVCALLHDIGDILGPRNHADIAAAILQPFVSERNHWMVAHHAIFQGYYFFHHLGLDRDMRDQFRGHPDFEHTAKFCHLYDQEAFDPNFKSMPLDAFEPMLQRVMSVPKRSIYLRAAAE, from the coding sequence ATGGCCGACGGCGAGGATCATCCGCGCGCCAAATTCCATGCGATGACCGAGGGCACGCCTGAGGACTGGGGCATCATCGCCGGGGCGTCGGTGGAGTTCGGGCGCGAACTGCCCACCCGCCTGATCGCCCACCTGAACCTGCTGAAGGGCGACTGCGGCGGCTTCGCCATCGACCGGCTGGAGCACAGCCTGCAGACCGCCACCCGCGCCCACCAGGCCGGCGAGGACGAGGAATATGTCGTCTGCGCCCTGCTGCACGACATCGGCGACATCCTGGGCCCGCGCAATCACGCCGACATCGCCGCGGCGATCCTGCAGCCCTTCGTGTCGGAACGGAACCACTGGATGGTGGCCCACCACGCGATCTTCCAGGGCTACTACTTCTTCCACCACCTGGGCCTGGACCGCGACATGCGCGACCAGTTCCGGGGCCATCCGGACTTCGAGCACACGGCCAAGTTCTGTCACCTGTACGACCAGGAGGCGTTCGACCCGAACTTCAAGTCGATGCCCCTGGACGCGTTCGAACCGATGCTGCAGCGGGTGATGAGCGTTCCCAAGCGCTCGATCTACCTGCGGGCGGCGGCGGAGTAG
- a CDS encoding TraB/GumN family protein, translating to MLRQLRRAAAGLVSVLALGFAGSALAEPALWAIKDHDSTIYLFGTIHVLRPDTQWRSAKIDKALTTSGDLTLEIIGADDPAVMQPLVLKYGLDPSNPLSAKITPEAFQHASALAQAGGVPPQALNMMRPWLAAVSLSMLPVIKAGYDPKSGVEQVLAKEVKAAGKPESAFETPEQQIRFFADLPAKTEADFLSVTLDDVDEGVGKIDKMVAAWAAGDIAELEAEFISEMKGDYPELYDLLIVKRNEDWARQLKTKLAGAGVSFVAVGSGHLVGPDSVQAQLAKLGIKAERVE from the coding sequence ATGCTTCGTCAATTGCGCCGCGCCGCGGCGGGTCTGGTTTCGGTCCTGGCCCTGGGTTTCGCGGGCTCCGCCCTGGCCGAACCCGCGCTGTGGGCCATCAAGGACCACGACTCGACCATCTATCTGTTCGGCACCATCCACGTGCTGCGGCCCGACACCCAATGGCGCTCGGCCAAGATCGACAAGGCGCTGACCACCAGCGGCGATCTGACCCTGGAGATCATCGGCGCCGACGATCCGGCGGTGATGCAGCCCCTGGTCCTGAAGTACGGCCTGGATCCTTCCAACCCGCTGTCGGCCAAGATCACGCCCGAGGCGTTCCAGCATGCCAGCGCGCTGGCCCAGGCTGGCGGCGTGCCGCCCCAGGCCCTGAACATGATGCGCCCGTGGCTGGCCGCGGTGTCGCTGTCGATGCTGCCAGTGATCAAGGCCGGCTACGATCCCAAGAGCGGCGTCGAGCAGGTGTTGGCCAAGGAGGTCAAGGCCGCCGGCAAACCCGAGAGCGCCTTCGAGACGCCCGAGCAGCAGATCCGCTTCTTCGCCGACCTGCCGGCCAAGACCGAGGCCGACTTCCTCAGCGTCACGCTGGACGATGTCGACGAGGGCGTCGGCAAGATCGACAAGATGGTCGCCGCCTGGGCCGCCGGCGACATCGCCGAACTGGAGGCCGAGTTCATCTCGGAGATGAAGGGCGACTATCCCGAGCTTTACGACCTGCTGATCGTCAAGCGTAACGAGGACTGGGCCCGTCAGCTGAAGACCAAGCTGGCCGGCGCGGGCGTCAGCTTCGTCGCCGTCGGCTCGGGCCACCTGGTCGGTCCCGACAGCGTCCAGGCCCAGTTGGCCAAGCTGGGTATCAAGGCCGAGCGGGTGGAGTAG
- a CDS encoding alpha/beta fold hydrolase: protein MRKRFHLFVIFMAIAAALGVFGGNHAHAADRIKVTVSGKGPDVVLIPGLASSGAVWDATVKQLSATHRVHVVQVAGFAGAPVGGNAEGPIVEPLVEAVDGYIRANHLKSPAVIGHSMGGFSGLLLARRHPEDVSRLMIVDSLPFFAVLFSPAATVETVKPQAAAMRDGVIAMSPEAFAGQQAMTAPRFSRSPEGQKLVLDWSKASSQSVVGRAMYDLLTTDARTELAAIRTPVTLLYPYDPAMGAPVAAIDKTYADAYAALPGVTLKRVDDARHFIMLDQPQAFAEAVAAFLK from the coding sequence ATGCGCAAACGCTTCCACCTGTTCGTGATTTTCATGGCCATCGCCGCCGCCCTCGGCGTGTTCGGCGGCAATCACGCTCACGCCGCCGACCGGATCAAGGTCACCGTCTCCGGCAAGGGTCCTGACGTCGTCCTGATCCCGGGCCTGGCCTCGTCCGGCGCGGTCTGGGACGCCACCGTCAAGCAGTTGTCGGCCACGCACCGCGTCCATGTGGTGCAGGTGGCGGGCTTCGCCGGCGCGCCGGTCGGCGGCAACGCCGAGGGGCCGATCGTCGAACCGCTGGTCGAGGCGGTGGACGGCTACATCCGGGCAAACCACCTGAAGTCGCCGGCCGTGATCGGCCACTCGATGGGCGGCTTCTCGGGCCTGCTGCTGGCCCGCCGCCATCCCGAGGACGTGAGCCGGCTGATGATCGTCGACAGCCTGCCGTTCTTCGCCGTGCTGTTCTCGCCGGCCGCCACGGTCGAGACCGTCAAGCCGCAGGCCGCGGCCATGCGCGACGGCGTCATCGCCATGAGCCCCGAGGCCTTCGCCGGCCAGCAGGCCATGACCGCGCCGCGCTTTTCCAGGTCGCCGGAGGGCCAGAAGCTGGTCCTGGACTGGTCGAAGGCCTCGTCGCAATCGGTCGTCGGGCGCGCCATGTACGACCTGCTGACGACCGACGCCCGGACCGAGCTGGCGGCGATCCGGACGCCGGTCACGCTGCTCTATCCCTATGATCCGGCCATGGGCGCGCCGGTCGCGGCGATCGACAAGACCTATGCCGACGCCTACGCGGCCCTGCCGGGCGTGACCCTGAAGCGGGTCGACGACGCCCGCCACTTCATCATGCTGGACCAGCCCCAGGCCTTCGCCGAGGCGGTCGCCGCCTTCCTGAAATAG
- a CDS encoding helix-turn-helix transcriptional regulator, whose amino-acid sequence MKNRLKVLRAERDWSQADLAEALQVSRQTINALETGKYDPSLPLAFKIARLFGQSIEAIFQDEA is encoded by the coding sequence ATGAAGAACCGCCTCAAGGTCCTACGCGCTGAGCGCGACTGGAGCCAGGCCGACCTCGCCGAGGCGCTCCAGGTCTCCCGACAGACCATCAACGCCCTGGAGACGGGCAAGTACGATCCCAGCCTGCCGCTGGCCTTCAAGATCGCCCGACTGTTCGGCCAGTCCATCGAAGCGATCTTCCAGGACGAGGCGTAA
- a CDS encoding TraB/GumN family protein, with the protein MVRRLSRGAIAAGLVWMASAGAVSAAPAMWEVRDRDSVVYLFGSMHVLRPDVRWRTRTFDRAYAAADRVWFETRADLPADQVRALVDRYGVDPDRSLTQKLSPTALATLRPVLDRDGVPLERVERLRPWAAAMMLSVAPMAREGGEAASGVDAATTRRARAAEKPIATFETFEQQLRVFAELPEQAELDYLDDVAREQLSPPRDGVALERAWLRGDMGRLGGRLADRMRVQRPALYDALLRRRNLAWADRLDAEMRQGGGTDLVVVGALHMAGDEGLPALMKARGYAVRRIQ; encoded by the coding sequence GTGGTGAGGCGCCTGTCGCGCGGGGCGATCGCGGCGGGCCTGGTCTGGATGGCTTCCGCCGGCGCGGTCAGCGCCGCGCCCGCCATGTGGGAAGTCCGCGACCGGGACTCCGTCGTCTATCTGTTCGGTTCGATGCACGTGCTGCGCCCGGATGTCCGCTGGCGCACCCGGACCTTCGACCGCGCCTACGCCGCCGCCGACCGCGTCTGGTTCGAGACCCGCGCGGACCTGCCGGCGGACCAGGTGCGGGCCCTGGTCGACCGCTATGGCGTCGATCCCGATCGTTCCCTGACCCAGAAGCTCTCGCCGACGGCCCTGGCCACCCTGCGCCCGGTGCTGGACCGCGACGGCGTCCCGCTGGAGCGGGTCGAGCGCCTGCGGCCCTGGGCGGCGGCGATGATGCTGTCGGTCGCGCCCATGGCCCGCGAGGGCGGCGAGGCGGCCAGCGGCGTCGATGCGGCGACCACGCGCCGCGCCCGCGCGGCCGAGAAGCCGATCGCCACTTTCGAGACCTTCGAGCAGCAGTTGCGCGTCTTCGCCGAGCTGCCGGAACAGGCCGAGCTGGACTATCTGGACGACGTCGCCCGCGAGCAGCTGTCGCCGCCCCGCGACGGCGTCGCCCTGGAGCGTGCCTGGCTGAGGGGCGACATGGGGCGGCTGGGCGGCCGGCTGGCGGACCGCATGCGGGTCCAGCGTCCCGCGCTCTATGACGCCCTGCTGCGCCGCCGGAACCTGGCCTGGGCCGATCGCCTGGACGCCGAGATGCGGCAGGGCGGGGGGACCGATCTGGTCGTCGTCGGCGCGCTGCACATGGCCGGCGACGAGGGCCTGCCGGCCCTGATGAAGGCGCGCGGCTATGCCGTCCGAAGGATCCAGTGA
- a CDS encoding 2'-deoxycytidine 5'-triphosphate deaminase: MTDAHAAGILPCQNIEDLIAEEAITSATPFDVDQVQPASLDLRLGARAWRVRASFLPGLTRKVPERLRDVAMHELDLTKGAVLEKGCVYIAEIQERLALPMTISARGNPKSSTGRVDVFVRLLTDHSRAFDDVDAGYTGPLYIEIAPQTFSVLVRAGTRLNQLRLKRGEPAKLATRSVGVDLLSENGVVGFRGRRHAGVVDLDHEDGHDPRDFWEPLEARHGELLLDPGEFYILASKDDIEIPVLEAAEMTPIDPSVGEFRVHYAGFFDPGFGTEEAAAVGSKGVLEVRSHETPFLLEDGQTVARLVYEPLTSRPVRLYGEGGSHYQRQGLKLSKHFKPWS; this comes from the coding sequence ATGACCGACGCCCACGCCGCAGGGATTCTGCCCTGCCAGAACATCGAAGACCTGATCGCCGAAGAGGCGATCACCTCGGCCACGCCGTTCGACGTCGACCAGGTGCAGCCCGCCAGCCTCGACCTGCGGCTGGGCGCGCGCGCCTGGCGCGTCCGCGCCTCGTTCCTGCCGGGCCTGACCCGCAAGGTGCCCGAGCGCCTGCGCGACGTGGCCATGCACGAGCTGGACCTGACCAAGGGCGCGGTGCTGGAGAAGGGCTGCGTCTACATCGCCGAGATCCAGGAACGCCTGGCCCTGCCGATGACAATCTCGGCGCGGGGCAATCCCAAGAGCTCGACCGGCCGGGTGGACGTCTTCGTGCGCCTGCTGACCGACCATAGCCGCGCCTTCGACGACGTCGACGCCGGCTATACCGGCCCGCTCTATATCGAGATCGCGCCACAGACCTTCTCGGTGCTGGTCCGCGCCGGCACGCGCCTGAACCAGCTGCGCCTCAAGCGCGGCGAGCCGGCCAAGCTGGCCACCCGCAGCGTCGGCGTCGACCTGCTGTCCGAGAACGGCGTCGTCGGCTTCCGCGGCCGCCGCCACGCCGGCGTCGTCGACCTGGACCACGAGGACGGCCACGACCCGCGCGACTTCTGGGAGCCGCTGGAGGCCCGCCACGGCGAGCTGCTGCTGGATCCGGGCGAGTTCTACATCCTGGCCTCGAAGGACGACATCGAGATCCCGGTGCTGGAAGCCGCCGAAATGACCCCGATCGACCCGTCGGTCGGCGAGTTCCGCGTCCACTACGCCGGCTTCTTCGATCCTGGCTTCGGCACCGAGGAGGCCGCCGCCGTCGGCTCCAAAGGCGTGCTGGAAGTGCGCAGCCACGAGACGCCGTTCCTGCTGGAGGACGGCCAGACCGTGGCGCGGCTGGTCTACGAGCCCCTGACCTCACGGCCGGTGCGGCTGTATGGCGAGGGCGGGTCGCACTACCAGCGCCAGGGATTGAAACTCTCCAAGCATTTCAAGCCCTGGAGTTAG